The Procambarus clarkii isolate CNS0578487 chromosome 39, FALCON_Pclarkii_2.0, whole genome shotgun sequence genome window below encodes:
- the SIFa gene encoding FMRFamide-related neuropeptides — protein MCVQTRMLVAVAVMLVVLAVLSDPVSAGYRKPPFNGSIFGKRAGGDSLYEPGKALASACQVAVEACAAWFPGPEKK, from the exons ATGTGTGTACAGACGCGGATGTTGGTGGCGGtggccgtgatgctggtggtcctGGCTGTGCTGAGCGACCCCGTCAGCGCCGGCTACAGGAAGCCCCCCTTCAACGGATCCATCTTCGGCAAGAGAGCTGGCGGCGACTCCT TGTACGAACCGGGCAAGGCTTTGGCGTCCGCCTGTCAGGTGGCTGTGGAGGCTTGTGCAGCCTGGTTCCCCGGTCCAGAGAAGAAATGA